In Chengkuizengella sediminis, the sequence TCATGCAAAAGAAGTCAGAGTCGTTGGAGATTTTAATGACTGGAGCGGTAAGCAACACAGAATGCATGAATTAGAAGGTACTGGAGTTTGGAGTTTGTTTGTTCCTCAGTTATTTGAAGGCACAATATACAAATATGAAATTCATACGAATGAAGATAAAGTGCTGCTCAAATCAGATCCGTATGCCTTTTATTCTGAAAAAAGACCTCAAACAGCTTCCATTGTAAAACCCTTAGACCTCTATGAATGGCAGGATAAAGAATGGCAAGATGAAAAACGCCATAAAAATGTACTGAATACTCCAATGAATATATATGAGGTGCATTTAGGTACATGGAGAAAGGAAAATAATGAGACTTTATCTTACTTTGAATTAGCAAATAAGCTTATTGAATATGTAGTGAGTATGGGTTATACCCACATTGAACTTTTACCCATTATGGAACATCCTTATGATCGATCCTGGGGTTATCAAATTACAGGATACTATTCTATTACAAGTCGTTATGGTACGCCAGAACAATTTATGTATTTTGTGGACCGTTGTCATCAAAATGGAATTGGGGTCATTTTAGATTGGGTTCCTGGTCATTTTTGTAAGGATGATCACGGATTGAGAGAATTTGATGGCTCACCTTTATATGAATATAAAGATGTAATAAAAGCAGAAAAACCGTTGTGGGGTACATTGAGTTTTGATTACAACAAACCGGAGGTCGTCTCTTTTCTTATCTCAAATGCGCTGTTTTGGATGGATGTATATCATATCGATGGCTTCAGAGTAGATGCAGTGGCCAGCATGATTAGTTTGAATTTTGACAAACCTCAGGGCCATCAATTAAAGAACAAAGATGGTGGAACTGAAAATATAGAAGCAATTTCTTTTATTAAAAAACTGAATCAAGCCGTTTTTCATCATTATCCTAATGCATTAATGATGGCAGAAGACTCTTCAGATAGGCCTTTAGTCAGTGCTCCAACCTATGCTGGAGGATTAGGGTTTAATTTTAAATGGAACATGGGTTGGATGAACGATATGTTGCGTTATATGGAAACAGACCCTATTTTTAGACCTTATGAACATCAGTTAATTACCTTTTCGTTACTTTATACGTATTCCGAGAATTATATTTTACCATTTTCACATGATGAAGTCGTTCATGGAAAAAAATCCATGTTAAATAAAATGCCAGGGGATTATTGGCAAAAGTTTGCTAACTTAAGATTACTTTATAGTTATCAAATGGCGCATCCTGGAAAAAAACTTACTTTCATGGGCGGTGAAATTGCACAATTTGATGAATGGAAAGACTTGGAACAAATGGATTGGATGTTATTAGATTTTGATATGCATCGTATGTTTCAACAATTTGTAAAAAGTTTAAATACTTTTTATAAACAAGAATCTGCATTATGGGAGTCAGATTTTCATCATTCCGGTTTCATGTGGATGGATGCGGATAATGACAAAGAAAGCATTATTTCATTTATTAGAAAGGGGAGGTGTGAGAAGGAAGTCATCCTAGTCGTTTGTAACTTTACACCATTAGTGCACCAAAGTTATGACATTGGAGTTAATATGCCTGGAATTTATGAAGAAGTATTTAATAGTGATGATGTGAAATTTGGGGGAACAGGGCAGAAGAGTGGAACGGTTAAAGCGGATTTAAAAGCTTGTCATTTTCAAAACTTTAGTATTCAATTAACCATTCCTCCACTTGCTACTATCATGCTTAAAAGAATACCTGCTACACCTAAAGAAATAGAATAGTTTTGTTATTTTTTATTGTTACTAATAGGGAGAGATAAAATGAGATCAAAAGAATGTATAGCCATGCTGCTGGCAGGTGGGAAGGGGAATAGATTAGGTGCGTTAACCAATAAATTAGCAAAACCTGCAGTGTTTTTTGGAGGGAAATATAGAATCATTGATTTTACACTTAGCAATTGTACAAATTCTGGGATCGATACGGTGGGTGTTCTAACCCAATATCAACCTTTAGCATTAAACTCATATATTGGGATAGGAAAACCTTGGGATCTAGAACGTGAAGATGGTGGTGTGACTATTCTACCTCCTTATGTAAAACAAAATGGAGGGGATTGGTATAGTGGGACAGCAGATTCAATTTATCAAAACATTGATTTTATTGAACAGTATAACCCTAAATATGTACTAGTTATTTCTGGTGATCATATATATAAAATGAACTATGAATTGATGTTAAACTATCATATACAAAAAAATGCAGAAGCAACGGTTTCAACTATTCGCGTGGATTGGAAAGAGGCGAATCGTTTTGGAATTATCCATACGAATGATGAAGAAAAAATCATTTCATTTTCTGAAAAGCCCAAAAATCCTAATAGCAATCTTGCATCCATGGGTATTTATATTTTTAATTGGGAAATTTTAAAAGAAAATTTGATTTCTGATGCAAATGATTGCAATTCAACTCATGATTTCGGAAAAGACATTATACCAGATATGCTTGGCAATGATTATGCTTTGTACGCATATTCCTTTGAAAGTTATTGGAAAGATGTAGGCACCGTTGATAGTTTATGGGAAACACATATGGATCTATTAAAAGAAGACTCACGGCTGAATTTAAATGATAAAGAATGGAAGGTTTACTCAAGAAATTTAAATCAACCTTCACATTTTATTTCTTCAAAAGCCAAAGTGAGGAATAGTTTAGTGAATGAGGGGTGTACTGTATTTGGAGAAGTTGAAAATTCAATCCTTTCGTATGGGGTCAATGTAGAAGAAGGCAGTGAAATTAGGGATTCTGTGATCATGCCAAATGTAAAGATTGGGAAGAATGTGACAATTCACCGATCTATCGTAGGTGAGGGTGCGGTTATCCATGATCACAGTGTTGTAGGGGATCAGAAGGAGATCACTTTAATCGGGCACCGTGAGATCGTTACTTA encodes:
- the glgB gene encoding 1,4-alpha-glucan branching protein GlgB is translated as MIGLLPTIEHLDLFKEGNLYHAFKVFGAHLKCEGEEVGVRFTVWAPHAKEVRVVGDFNDWSGKQHRMHELEGTGVWSLFVPQLFEGTIYKYEIHTNEDKVLLKSDPYAFYSEKRPQTASIVKPLDLYEWQDKEWQDEKRHKNVLNTPMNIYEVHLGTWRKENNETLSYFELANKLIEYVVSMGYTHIELLPIMEHPYDRSWGYQITGYYSITSRYGTPEQFMYFVDRCHQNGIGVILDWVPGHFCKDDHGLREFDGSPLYEYKDVIKAEKPLWGTLSFDYNKPEVVSFLISNALFWMDVYHIDGFRVDAVASMISLNFDKPQGHQLKNKDGGTENIEAISFIKKLNQAVFHHYPNALMMAEDSSDRPLVSAPTYAGGLGFNFKWNMGWMNDMLRYMETDPIFRPYEHQLITFSLLYTYSENYILPFSHDEVVHGKKSMLNKMPGDYWQKFANLRLLYSYQMAHPGKKLTFMGGEIAQFDEWKDLEQMDWMLLDFDMHRMFQQFVKSLNTFYKQESALWESDFHHSGFMWMDADNDKESIISFIRKGRCEKEVILVVCNFTPLVHQSYDIGVNMPGIYEEVFNSDDVKFGGTGQKSGTVKADLKACHFQNFSIQLTIPPLATIMLKRIPATPKEIE
- a CDS encoding glucose-1-phosphate adenylyltransferase translates to MRSKECIAMLLAGGKGNRLGALTNKLAKPAVFFGGKYRIIDFTLSNCTNSGIDTVGVLTQYQPLALNSYIGIGKPWDLEREDGGVTILPPYVKQNGGDWYSGTADSIYQNIDFIEQYNPKYVLVISGDHIYKMNYELMLNYHIQKNAEATVSTIRVDWKEANRFGIIHTNDEEKIISFSEKPKNPNSNLASMGIYIFNWEILKENLISDANDCNSTHDFGKDIIPDMLGNDYALYAYSFESYWKDVGTVDSLWETHMDLLKEDSRLNLNDKEWKVYSRNLNQPSHFISSKAKVRNSLVNEGCTVFGEVENSILSYGVNVEEGSEIRDSVIMPNVKIGKNVTIHRSIVGEGAVIHDHSVVGDQKEITLIGHREIVT